The following proteins are encoded in a genomic region of Zea mays cultivar B73 chromosome 9, Zm-B73-REFERENCE-NAM-5.0, whole genome shotgun sequence:
- the LOC103639220 gene encoding bZIP transcription factor 53, with amino-acid sequence MAPPAAAQRARRAAAITEEERRRNRMASNRLSARKSRMKQQQHVDDLTAVAERLRRENEAMRAGVGGVVRQSIELEQENRVLAAHARQLCATLLLRNSQLRLLGDVAGLPLDVPLVPDHLVQLYGMLEF; translated from the coding sequence ATGGCTCCACCGGCGGCCGCCCAGAGAGCGCGCCGCGCCGCGGCGATCACGGAGGAGGAGCGGCGGCGCAACCGCATGGCCTCCAACAGGCTGTCGGCGCGCAAGTCCCGCATGAAGCAGCAGCAGCACGTCGACGACCTGACCGCGGTGGCGGAGCGCCTTCGGCGCGAGAACGAGGCGATGCGCGccggcgtcggcggcgtcgtgcgGCAGAGCATAGAGCTCGAGCAGGAGAATCGGGTGCTCGCCGCGCACGCGCGCCAGCTGTGCGCCACGCTCCTACTGCGGAACTCCCAGCTCCGCCTGCTCGGTGACGTGGCCGGCCTACCGCTCGACGTGCCGCTCGTGCCCGACCACCTCGTGCAACTCTACGGTATGCTCGAGTTCTGA